Sequence from the Cydia fagiglandana chromosome 8, ilCydFagi1.1, whole genome shotgun sequence genome:
AGAAAATAATCTTCTAATTTATTCATCAGTTGCAAAGTGAATATGTTACAAAAAATGAGGGTTTTTTAATAAACACTAAATATATTCGGAAAAATATACAGCATATTTCAAATTTGTCATGTGTTTTTATATTGAAGCATGCTTTGTAAATCAATTTTCTAATGTCATCCTGATTGTATTTTTTCGATTATCTGTGAACTCTTTTCTGTTTGTCAAAGTTGGCGAAAGGTACAAATCCGGAATATGAatccgattttatttatttaatcgatTAATAGTAATGAATTATGTTCTGTAAAACGAGATTTTATCCACTTAATTGTGATGCTGCTTAGTGATTTCGTGATAAAACCGTAATATCCGTGATCTATGTTTATAACCTCTAAATCCTATCTCGCCCTTGTTTCACAGGTAGGCCGTCAAGATGTTGATGCCAAAAACAAACCGTGTCGCGATCTATGAATACTTATTCAAAGAGGGTGTTATGGTAGCCAAGAAGGACTACCATGCCCCCAAACACCCCGATCTGGAGAAGATCCCTAACCTGCAAGTGATCAAGGCTATGCAGTCCCTCAAATCCAGAGGTTATGTGAAGGAACAGTTTGCATGGAGGCACTTCTATTGGTAAGAAAGTAAAACTGtaaactattgttttttttctactagTAGGTAAACTCTATCATAATTACTTATCGATTGCTTTTGTTTAATCATATATTTCCTGTTCGTGATAATTTCCAACAAATTGAACTTTTAACAAACAAATGAGAAGGATCTAAGTCACAACTCTCAATAAGTTAATTTTTGGAGCATTCCTTGAAACTGTTTCTGACCCTTAAAGCAATATATGAAATAAATTTCCTTTATACAGGAGAGCCCTTGGAAGTAATTCTAGTCTTAAGAGATAGTATGTgacaaaatttatgaaacaaaTTTAATGCTCACTAGATTTTCAACAATTTTGCTCTTGGAAAGAAGGATGACTTCTTTCAGATCAGAAGGATGACTTCCAAATTCAAACTTTACAAGCATGACTCaggatatttaaatgtaattttcaGGTACCTCACAAATGAGGGCATTGAGTACCTGCGAATATTCCTGCACCTCCCCCCTGAGATCGTGCCCGCCACCCTGAAGCGCTCCGTGCGCACAGAGACAGTGCGGCGCGGCGCCGTGGGCCGGCCCGacgcgccggggcgcgccgccGAGGACCGCTCGGCCTACCGCCGCGCGCCCACCGCCCCCGGTGGCGCCGCCCACGACAAGAAAGCTGATGTCGGCCCTGGCTCCGCCGATGTCGAATTCGTAAGTTTCTTTCATATAGATTTAAAAGGCATATACCacatgtcccaaaattcaacaataagctggcaccagaagatggacctgctcATGATAACTCACATGTTGGGACTAGAGATGTGCGCCGATGGCAAaatcatcggcggcggcgtccgatgattttttgaccggcggcggcggcgtgatcggcgtgaaatcggcgtggcaTATAATACCGCTGGCCGAAAATTATATCCCGGCATGTCACTTGGCAACCATTTATTACcaattagacgtgcgcgccgccgcggcgcgccgccgccataaggagtcagcgcgccgccgccgccgccggtagtttaaaattcgcgccgagacaaagcccgcaagagtataaatttaaaatcaatggaTATAAAGCGCGTGCGACATGCCTAGCTTTAGCGTCCCGACTGTTCCGTTGTTTTTAAATTCAttgcttgatttattttaacccttaaatcgataACGTCCACTATAATGGACATCCCAAGAAAAAAATTCTGCACCAAATATTAAAGCATAGCGTTACTTTCCTTTGGTAGCGTACTTACACTACCAGGAAACTACTACTAACTACTACTACTTGAatgatatgttatttttaagtatgagtatataaaaaaatattgggaACCAGTGTGAACATTATCTTTTTGTCAGTCCTACAGAACGCAGAACTTGCAAGGAAGCATCCGACAGACTGACAttttacccatttttttttaaatatgttataTGACAGCATTAAGCagcgttaaaataaaacttgtaataggttactaactggtctgtttattacgtggcaatatgtttacataaaaatgtttgttgtttatgggtaaaacaagtgtaaaaagtgtaatgtccagtattttgcccgttgtaatcgacaacacggcacttttgctaagtccaatatgttagacgttgccaagtatgcgaagagtaaaattattaaattttctggtagtttttgtggtaaataaattaaatagaggGATGTTAGGtgttttaaaacattttaaaaagtcattacttgccgtattacgtaatgaaccaaatagataaaaaaaatatttttgtggaTTTTTTCCCTGTGgatgtggtgtgtgtgtgtgttgtgtgtgtgtgtgtttgtttccTGTTTGTGTATGGATTTGTTTTGatcaagagacagacccgatttcatttgagaaatttgttaggaaaattttgataaaagTGCATGCATTATTGTTAAAACCATTGCTTAGATGTTACAGCTTCCTAGGATAACCTGCTGTTTGATTTAATGCTAAATAAATGGCGTCAATgattggtaaaattttaccacctacgagctataaagttattccaaaaatataaaaataataggttttacttcaattcattacataagttgacattatcagtaagtgtatttctagtaaaaaatggaattattctatatttattttaaaaaacatgaattggactaaaaaaaccttatgcacataaagtaggtagtctatactcggcaacgtccaaaatactggacatcttttcattacgcggcgtatctttttatttacagttTACACCGATCCTGGCAACGTCCAACATACTGACTCATgtttttttcatgatatttctacaataaaccaaaaaaaCGATGAAACAcagttttttttagatttttcccgtgttgatttaagagttaatcttggtttctcattatacgtatattgaaaacttgaaaatcctacgccgccggcgttacgccgccgccgtggattttttcgtggcgcgccgccgcccgatttttttcgaccggcgcgcacgtctattACCAATACCAACCTAACGGTTACCAACgatatgtttaaatattaaattaaaaaggatactttaaaacgctacattttaggcagtatttttacttactttttaaGCGAAATACaactaaaacataaaaaatatctttaaattgcCTTAAATCCATATTGACTTTTCCCAGCCGCTGTCGCCTCACCTAGGATTTGTTACGATATAATAATGAATACTTTATCAATACATTTGTCTGAACTGAAGTTTAACAGAAATGTATGTAAGAATAAAGATGTCGTCATTTTCGAAAGTAAATGTCTCTGGCAGGTTGATTCGCTCAACAGAATGCCTTTGGATTGTCCCGTTTAATATAAAATGAATGTCTACTTTGTTTTCTTTACTGCTAGCTTAGTGATGATATTTGGTGATTTAAGTTCCtataaattcaaattcaaaatatactttattcatgtaggcctagcaacaagctttTATGAAttgtaattaatcttaatctaattatcagagcaatttattgatgttaatattattccataataatattggattattatacaatataagtaggtataattgttTAGGTATAGCTTATTACGAAGCTTTAACCtgacttttataattttgattgaaatatatATTACTTGGTAAAAGAAAATGATAATCACCATAAAATTACTAAGAATTGATCGtgtgtatttttaaatgaaattgtatattatgtgataaataaatcaaatcatatctataatatgatgacattgatgacCCTCATGCGTGTCACCAGCATCATAcgaaaaatcataaaatacgcaATTATAATCGTGGTGACAGCTTGCTGGAGATTCTAAGAAGAAAATAGCATGTTTATGTCCTAGGATATGAACCTGCTATTTTCTTGACTTTAGTTCACTgattaaattgacaataaagagactattgatgtaaaacaaaatgcgttgtacaaaaaagctgtgcgataaaatatcaaataataacctGAGATCCAGAAACAAGATCTTGTTTAAATTAACGCTAAATCGTTATCACAGCTAACACCGCAACGACAAAAATGATGCTATTATGCTTCACTGgcaaataataagcgaaaaagcaTAAGGATCTTTAAATTATACCTCTGACACTATCTACTCACTACGCAACATGGAATAAAACACTATAGGCATCAAAATTTCCCACGCCGATTATACGCCGGtcaaatttatcggcggcggcggcgtggaaaaatcgtcggcggcggcggcgcggcgcacatgtcTAGTTGGGACACATTGTATATTGGGGTTGTGATGTTAAAAATGAGGGAGTTGCGAAACTAACAATAAGTGGCCAGTGATATTGTTGAAACATactgtcataagtcataattgCTATATCTAAGTGGATATAGCAATACTGATGATACATTAGTATGTACCATcagttttaaagaaaaaaacataTCTGTGACATTCAAGACTAATCTTGCACTTGCACAAAAACCTCACAGAGTAACCCTAATACAGCTTTATACAAAACAAATTGATtatagtaaaaatatacaactaGAGAAGTAATGATTTATCAATCCACTACCCCTTACTAGCACTATCCCTTTGAAAGTCACACCTATTATTGTATGGAAACGAAAACGGcactttttcgttctttgttaattatttcatttctaaTTAGGCAATCTAATAATAATGTTGTTATCTAAATACACAACTGAGTCCTacatttagaaaataaaatatttcgaaAACTATGGTAATTTCGAAGTTTTTATAAAGTAGTTTCAATGAAATCTTGACATGGTCCGGTACACCCAGTAATTGGAACCCCATATTGGGGCATAAATGATAATTCTACGTCCTAATTTACTATGTGCGCTTACATTTTCACAGTCACACTTCAATCTTCTTATAGCTAAGTTCCAGATAAGAGTAGAAATTTCTttgaatttacaatttttgtaaaATGACATGCTAAGAACACATCAACATAATATATGATGATTTGCTCATAATTTCCAGTAATAAATCCGAATTTTCCAGTAATCTGGCTCACTTGTGTCAGCATTAGTGCCAGATTAGTGAGTGTACTGTAAattcgttgcttatcatgaacagtggtacaactaaaaaaaataagtttaaaaactaaaacccgacaactgcaaatcgcgctctaaaaagtatgaaacaagatagaattcttatctaaaattatcaagcaggaaatattataaaattaccattttttttataaaaatataacgtaatatattttactgaattttttatatatttacagagattcagaggatcaccgtggtcgtatgccacattacttttaagtttataatcgtggcatacgaccacggcgatcctctgaatctctgtaaatatataaaaaattcagtaaattatattacgttatatttttatttaaaaaaatggtaattttataatatttcctgcttgataattttagataagaattctatcttgtttcatactttttagagcgcgatttgcagttgtcgggttttagtttttaaacttattttttatttaattaattttggggtcatgatttcgttactaaatttttgaagtcactttatagtacttttgcgagggcgtcctcagtacagaaatgcacgcagagcgccgcctatatcgggctacgcccgactcctttagtgcctatgagggcgccgatggcggccgtttttggaacgcgtacgtcgggttacgctcgacactcttagtataagggcgccgaacgcgcccggttttggaacgcgtacgtcgggctacgcccgactcttagtatgagggcgccgaaggcgcccggatttggaacgcgtacgtcgggctacgtccgactcttttagtatgagggcgccgaaggcgcccggctttggaacgcgtacgtcgggttacgctcgacacttttagtatgagggcgccgaaggcgcccggctttgcaacgcgtacgtcgggttacgctcgacacttttagtatgagggcgccgaaggcgcccggctttggaattcGTATTCTTTTAGTCTGGGGGCgaagaaggtgcccggctttggaacgcgtacgtcgggctacacccgacacttttagtatgagggccgccttcggcgcccggctttggaacgcgtatgtcgggctacgcccgactcttttagtatgagggcgccgaaggcgcccggctttgcaacgcgtacgtcgggctccgcctgactcttttagtatgagggcgccgaaggcgcccggctttggaacgcgtatgtcgggctacgcccgactcttttagtatgagggcgccgaaggcacccggatttggaacgcgtacgtcgggctacgcccgactctttcagtatgagggcgccgaaggcacccggttttggaacgcgtacgtcgggctacgcccgactcttttagtatgagggcgccgaaggcgcccggatttggaacgcgtacgtcgggctacgcccgactcttttagtatgagggcgccgaaggcgcccggcattggaacgcgtacgtcgggttacgctcgacacttttagtatgagggcgccgaaggcgcccggctttggaaggcgtgcgtcgggctacgcccgacactattagtatgagggcgccttcggcgcccggctttggaacgcgtatgtcgggctacgcccgactcttttagtatgagggcgccgaaggcgcccggctttggaacgcgtacgtcgggctccgcccgactcttttagtatgagggcgccaaaggcgcccggctttggaacgcgtatgtcgggctacgcccgactcttttagtatgagggcgccttcggcgcccggctttggaacgcgtatgtcgggctgcgcccgacactttcagtatgagggcgccgaaggcgcccggctttgcaacgcgtacgtcgggctccgcccgactctttactcttttagtatgagggtgccgagggcgcccggctttggaacgcgtatgtcgggctacgcccgactcttttagtatgagggcgctgaaggcgcccggctttggaacgcgtacgtcgggctacgcccgacacttttagtatgagggcgccgaaggcacccggctttgcaacgcgtacgtcgggctccgcccgactcttttagtatgggggcgccgaaggcgcccggcttcggaacgcgtacgtatcttgtaaaaaaattgactgtttcatacattttggctgatcaggacttctatacctattcacgttataaaatgttgcaggacattaaaaaacaccatgtatagcggccaaacaaatttcttttgcaaaaaccttcttgtatcgccgtagtcgcgtaacacgcggatagaaaccagagcgcttgtagctaaccgaaaatttaatgttttatctggcgcatgcaagcaaagccgggtgcaaacgctaacaatatttatatatttgaagtgtgctaattgagctctttccaatgatgtataacacatcatcattacttaattttggttttttggttcgtgactttatgacctctagagggcgcagtgttcatttttttgggacgccatatagcctataaccagcggacgattaagacgattcgaatgacatatcgtttgttaaattataataagtactttagaagttatgagggaacagatgaacatacatacatacatacatacatacccacatacataccggtcaaaatcataaccctccttttgcgttgccgtagtcgggtaaaaatgaaatgctattgcatttaatattctatcttttactggtaagaatTAAAGTcaaatggcatttcattttgttttgtgtcactattcatgataagcgtcaaTGTAtgtatcctcctaaggcccaaggtcctacctatagtacttattcagttcgatgaaatttaaatcatattcaattggaacagagtcgcatttgtttttgtttcgttaaattttcaaacaaccaaaatcaactctattccctgcactatatgttcaaatttcagtgacaaattctggatttttcatttgtatggctgggcttTAGGAGGGTATAACTTTGCTCTAATAAATTTTACTTCTTTTGTTACAGCGTGGAGGATTTGGCAGAGGCAGGCCTGCACcttaaataagtttaaataaaagaaaaccaaCATATTAAGTTGTTTTTAATGAACTAGAGTTAGGCTAAGAAAAGTCTATACAGTgatattgatagcccacgccaAAGAATAGTAttagtataatatataattatgagtatgcccacgcagtgcaagtgttatttatacgtcataattttataggtcccatttaaaataacacatgcactgcgtgtgctatcaaaatcgctgcagacttttcttggtctaactctagcatcTGCCCACGATTTTTTCGTTGACCGTTTGATGCTATTATATGTATACAAGGCGCCTGTAAACCTTATAACactaacccttttccaggccgcatcactacaaggttttcccaaaaaaaaacaaatatattccaattaatcCAGCTGATAAAATGAGCCATCATTTGAAGACAGTCACATTTTGCGAAAGTgtaatctaatttgaaccttaaatcggaATGGTAAAGTTGAAATTGTATTGGCATCatactatgcctggaaaagggttaaatgctAAGCggtcggacgccacgtcaccgaaagAAGTGTTAATATTGTCACACgagtgcgacagagagggaacacgtcgaacgtggttcggcGTAGGCCCTCTGTGACGGATTAATTTGTCCGCCTATAGTGAATTGGCGCAATAAAACCCgaataaaaacaaacataatttattaaaagtTGAACATATAACTACAAAGAATATGATGTCTCGACTTGATTTATTTGTTGATTCTATTTGGAATTACCTAACATTGTTGTACTTTCGGGTTCTCTGGTTTGGCGAACTCTCCGATCTTGTCGTTGTAGTACTGGTAGGCGCGGAAGGGCTTCAGTTCCCAGGGGGCTTGGTTTTCCATCTCGGTCAGGTTCACTCCAAGGTCTAGCAGCGTTGGAAGGTTTGGGTCGACAACGTCTGTAGTGGATTCCTGTTGAAgatatgtttatttaataatcaGATTTGATGGTAAGAAGATACATATATAGTTCTTAAGCGCAGATGTGTCAAATATATGAAGGAAGGTAAGTAGGTAATCGTAATGGTTAGGTATGAAATTAATGATATGCAACTTTTTACTACAGGCGAGAGGCTagaagatgacaatcgtttgcgaATGCTTCTCTTATCTCTATCACTTCCATATTACTGCGATCGAGaggcgtttcgttcgctacggcgcaaacAATTGTCCAAGgtgacacagaataagtaataagtaGTACAACCGTACGAAAGGAAACTtcttacaaaaccgaagtttgacagcggttcagggtcgaatcattccgtttctttctaatatattgcactatccctttcggctatttagggttgtcaaaattcaagccattatcttatctgtggtcgtgcacgcaaagggacgtcaagttgtgtcaaccctgaAGGCCTATcgagattagtcaatttttcgccaatctaattcaattgcccgatcgaatcaggaggtgcggacgcaaataccaatttcgCTCGTCGAATTCAACTGCCGATAATAaacgatattaccgataaaatgaggtgcggacacaagaataccaatttgtgaggccagtagtttcgttctggggcattttatcaatttagagggctctaatatcacgataaatctaaaattggagattgacgccaatttcatttctgatcaaatcgacgaTGTTGATTGATGAGCGCGACCTTCACGCCGAGCACGGGGTCGTACTTCATGTCGAGGCGCCGGTAGCCCCACTTCTCGTCCTTGTTGTATGCGTGGTGAGTTACCTTTTCGATGGCCTCCCAGGTGACGTTGCCGAAGGGGTAGCCGGGGGACAGCAGGTTGATGAGCGCGACCTTCACGCCGAGCACGGGGTCGTACTTCATGTCGAGGCGCCGGTAGCCCCACTTCTCGTCCTTGCGCATCAGCGCGTAGAACCAGTCCACCAGGTCCGATAGCAGGTAGCGTTTTGGTCTGAAACGTAATGTCATTTTGAATTAGCTATCGACGCATTTAACCATTTGCcattcctttctagtcattcgatttcgaaacgtaattcttatagtagacgcgtttttgttttaaatatgatggcaagtatgttgccgctatagggACTAAAGGGTTAAAATTGTAAGTAGCTATCGGAGACGTCATTTATTAGGTGTAAACGACTAAATTGACGaactacaataagtaggtataaacgATTGCTAGAGCTCAAtaaaaaaaccagccaagtacgagccggactcgcgcactaagggttccgtaccattacgcaaaaaaatcacgtttgtttgggagccccacttaaatattgattttattttggttttagtatttgttgttatagcggcaacagagataatatatctgtgaaaatttcaacgatATCACGATtcttgagttacagcctggtgacagactgacggacggacagaggagtcttagtaatagggtcccgtttttaccctttgggtacggaaccctaaaaatgaccccACGGGTATTGTGCCGCGAGCGACTCGACTGTACAGCGCGCAGTTTGACAACGCGAAATATCGTAATGTCGTGCAAGATGCTTGAcgcataaaattttattttatccaaTCGAAGAATCTCGGTCTCCTTCAGATCTCTCTGGACCGTCGTCAGCCAGATGGCGGAAGGTCTTTCGCGGCGGCGCGTCGTGGGTCGGTAGGCTTAACGCTACGTTTAcgttataggtacttataaaataaatagtaattCTCACCCGACGGCCTGGTAGACCTGGCACCTGGTGTCGCAGTCTCTCGCCGCGTTGACGATGCCCTGCGCCACGTCCGACACGAACACGGGCGCCTTCACCGTCTCCAGGCCCGCGCGGTACAGCGTCAGGTACGTGCCGTGGATGCGCCACGGGCCCGCGAAGTACCTGCGATCCACAAGAGACAGTTCGGGAATTATGGTAATGATGTGTTTGTATTGATGTATAATCTGTCTGTCGCAGTAGCTGAGATTATTTGAATCCATACTTCCatacttaatataatattataaaggcggaagtgtgtctgtctgttacctcttcaagcTTAAGCAGCTGGACCgctttagttgaaatttggtatagcgatagtttgagtcccagggaaggacataggatagtttttatgtcggaaatcatccctgaagagagtgcaaaggggggtggaattggAAGAGTTAATGCATTACCTAATAATTCAAGTAAGCAATGCGCAAAtggaatgattgctattagcattatccaggcgctatacctacttcagCTGCTGTCACCAATtctacgcagacgaagtcgcgggcaaaagctggTGATGAAATTGATGAAAATCAAGCATATCGCGCTAGTTGTCAAAAAAAAGAAATCGTACCTAATAAACCTGTCCTCAGAGCCGTAGATGTCGGAGGCGCGGATGATGGTGGCCGTGGGGAACTCCTCTCGCACCGCGCACTCTCCATAGTACTTGCTGACTTTGTACATGGAAGGCTTGCGGAGCACCAGCGGCTTTGGGTGCTCATCGGCGTTCAAGTAGTTCAGGTGGATGAAGCGCTCCACTCCCATCTCTCGGGAGATCCTGGAATGTAGGCATGACGAGCTTAAAATGTATGGCGCAGCAatcgtttataaaatatatatagtttGTTATAGGCTGGTAAATGAAGACGAAGAGATGAGAGGTTTGCCAGATTATATTTAGAATCCAGATATCCaaagaaaattaataaaattaaagccTCGCCCGAGGCacatctacaattctacatacaGACATACAGACCAAGCTGTTTCGCGCGGCAATTTTCT
This genomic interval carries:
- the LOC134666568 gene encoding NADH dehydrogenase [ubiquinone] 1 alpha subcomplex subunit 9, mitochondrial; this encodes MASVALTGHFANKLIPKSGSLSVVYIKSSAYSTDPRPNLAAYKRGTGGRSSFNGIVATIFGATGFVGRYVVNKLGKIGTQMIIPYRSDFYDAQRLKVAGDLGQVLFTPFDLRDEESIAKAVRHSNVVINLVGRDYETKNFKFKDVHVDGARRLARISREMGVERFIHLNYLNADEHPKPLVLRKPSMYKVSKYYGECAVREEFPTATIIRASDIYGSEDRFIRYFAGPWRIHGTYLTLYRAGLETVKAPVFVSDVAQGIVNAARDCDTRCQVYQAVGPKRYLLSDLVDWFYALMRKDEKWGYRRLDMKYDPVLGVKVALINLLSPGYPFGNVTWEAIEKESTTDVVDPNLPTLLDLGVNLTEMENQAPWELKPFRAYQYYNDKIGEFAKPENPKVQQC
- the LOC134666567 gene encoding small ribosomal subunit protein eS10, whose protein sequence is MLMPKTNRVAIYEYLFKEGVMVAKKDYHAPKHPDLEKIPNLQVIKAMQSLKSRGYVKEQFAWRHFYWYLTNEGIEYLRIFLHLPPEIVPATLKRSVRTETVRRGAVGRPDAPGRAAEDRSAYRRAPTAPGGAAHDKKADVGPGSADVEFRGGFGRGRPAP